In Deltaproteobacteria bacterium, a single window of DNA contains:
- a CDS encoding polymer-forming cytoskeletal protein, whose amino-acid sequence MNDHAKEVSTILDRDSSFEGKMTFEGCVVINGRFKGEVFSEGSLIIGQGGYVEGRVDIGSIQIQGEVRGNIVAKEKIEINSPAVVQGDIQAPSLIIKEGAVFEGNCSMGRRENQNVVDFAPRTAE is encoded by the coding sequence ATGAACGACCACGCTAAAGAGGTGAGCACGATTTTGGATCGCGACTCATCATTTGAGGGAAAAATGACCTTTGAAGGGTGCGTGGTGATCAACGGCCGCTTTAAGGGGGAGGTTTTTTCGGAAGGAAGCCTGATTATCGGCCAAGGGGGATATGTGGAAGGGCGGGTCGATATCGGCTCCATTCAGATTCAGGGAGAGGTCCGGGGGAATATCGTCGCCAAGGAAAAAATCGAGATCAACTCGCCGGCCGTTGTGCAGGGGGATATTCAGGCCCCATCGCTCATCATTAAAGAGGGGGCGGTCTTCGAAGGGAACTGCTCCATGGGTCGGCGGGAAAATCAGAACGTAGTTGATTTTGCGCCAAGAACCGCCGAGTAG